GGGGCCGGAGCGGCGGCGCCTTGAATCAAAGAGGCCAGGCCTTTTCCCAGCGCTCGATTTCCGGTGGTGGTCTGCTGCATAGCGGGCTCTCCTTAGTGGCTGGCTTCCAGGCTTTCGCCTCCGACCTCTTCAATTTGCTCTCTATTCTGTACTTTCTTGCCGATCAATAACTCACTGGTCAGCTCGAGATAGGATTTCGCGCCTTTAGAATGTACATCGTAGAGGATGATGGATTTGCCGTGGCTGGGACTTTCGCTCAACTTCACATTGCGCGGCACCACGGTGTCATAAACTTTCTCGCCAAAGAAATTTCTGACTTCGCCCGAAACCTGGCGAGCCAAGTTGTTCCGGGCGTCGAACATGGTCAGGATGATACCTTCGATGCTCAACTTGGGATTTAAATGCTCTTGGACGAGCTGAATCGTCTTCACCAGCTCGCTCAAACCTTCCATCGCATAGTACTCGCACTGCACCGGAACCATGACTCCGTCGGAAGCGGTCAAGGCATTGATCGTCAGTAAGTTGAGGGAGGGCGGGCAGTCGATCAAAACATAATCGTACTCGTCGCGGACACCCTCGATGCCATTGGCCAAGCGGTTTTCCCGGGCGAAGGCGGAAACCAACTCCAGCTCGGCGCCGACCAGCTGGGTGTTGGAGGGGGCTAGGTCCAAGTAAGAGAGTTGAGTCGGCTGCAGCACGCTCTTTAACGGAATGCGATGCACGAGCACGTCGTAGATGCTTTGATTCAATTCGTGCTTGGCGAGGCCCAAGCCGCTGGTGGCATTGCCCTGGGGGTCCAGGTCGATTAAGAGGGTTCGGCGCTCGGCCGCGGCGAGGCAAGAGGCCATGTTCACGGCGCTCGTCGTTTTGCCAACTCCACCTTTCTGATTCGCAAAGGCCAAAACCTTCATGAAAAAACCTCCGTGGCAGGCGAGCTATAGCGGTTTCGGTCCAATCCTGGCAATTAAAAACATTAAGGCAATGTAATGTATGGCTATCCTCGGCGGTCCAACCGAGTTAAAAGCCCCTTTTCCCCTTGGTATTTCGGGTAATGAAGGCTTTGTGCCCTTATCTTATAGGTAGGTGATAATTTCAAGTACTCTTGATGAAGTTTCTCATTGCTGAAGATCCACCAAGTTTCCCATGGCAGAGACGTCGTGGCGGCCAGCTGCAAAAGCTCCTGGGGTGGCCAAGTTCCACGTGAAACGAGCGAGTAGTCAGCGGGAAGCTGATTGGGCTGGAGCTCCTGGAAGGGTCGATGCAGGACGGAGACATTGGCGAGCTTCAATTCTCCAACCACTCGATGTAGGAAGGCCGAGCGCTTTTTGAGGACTTCCACCAGGATCATTTTTCGAGTCGGGTCCAAGATAGACCAGACGAGACCGGGCAGCCCTGCTCCCGATCCCAAATCCAAATAGCCCGAGGTTGCGGGCAAGGCCTGATAAGCCAATGCGCAATCCAAAACTTGATTTTGCAAAAAGACACTGAGGTCTTTGGCCCCCGTCAGATTGATACTGGGGTTCCAAGTCATCGTGAGGCTTCCGTACCTCAAAAGAGCCTTCCATGTTTCACGTGGAACATTGGGGAGGGCTTTCTCCAGGAGAATTCTGGCCCCACTCGGAAATTCGGAGCTCATCCGGGAAGAGACTCCGCAGCCCGGAATTTTTTGAGGTGCATAGCTAGAAGGGTAATGGCAGCCGGTGTGATGCCAGAAATTCGGGAGGCTTGTTCCAGCGAGTGGGGGCGAATTCGGCTGAGCTTCTCCACGACTTCTCGGGAGAGGCCGGGAATGCCCTCATAACGGAAGTTTTCGGGCAGCTGAAGGCCCTGCAGGCGCTCACTGCGGCGAATCTCCTCCTGCTGGCGGCTGATATAGCCTTCATACTTAATCTGGATCTCGACTTGCTCGCAAACTTCCTGGCTAAACACTCCCTTCTCCAGGTTCAACCAGGGCTCCAAAGCTCCAAGATGGATTTCAGCTCGGCGCAGAAGCTCGGCCAAGGTGGTGGGCTGCTCAATCATGGGAGTTCCCAAGGCCGTCAATTTGGCTTTGGTAGGCTCATTGGGGAGAAGGCGCTGCTGGAGTCGTTCTTTCAGGCTTTGAATCGAGC
This bacterium DNA region includes the following protein-coding sequences:
- a CDS encoding RsmG family class I SAM-dependent methyltransferase, giving the protein MSSEFPSGARILLEKALPNVPRETWKALLRYGSLTMTWNPSINLTGAKDLSVFLQNQVLDCALAYQALPATSGYLDLGSGAGLPGLVWSILDPTRKMILVEVLKKRSAFLHRVVGELKLANVSVLHRPFQELQPNQLPADYSLVSRGTWPPQELLQLAATTSLPWETWWIFSNEKLHQEYLKLSPTYKIRAQSLHYPKYQGEKGLLTRLDRRG
- a CDS encoding AAA family ATPase, whose protein sequence is MKVLAFANQKGGVGKTTSAVNMASCLAAAERRTLLIDLDPQGNATSGLGLAKHELNQSIYDVLVHRIPLKSVLQPTQLSYLDLAPSNTQLVGAELELVSAFARENRLANGIEGVRDEYDYVLIDCPPSLNLLTINALTASDGVMVPVQCEYYAMEGLSELVKTIQLVQEHLNPKLSIEGIILTMFDARNNLARQVSGEVRNFFGEKVYDTVVPRNVKLSESPSHGKSIILYDVHSKGAKSYLELTSELLIGKKVQNREQIEEVGGESLEASH